One genomic window of Etheostoma spectabile isolate EspeVRDwgs_2016 chromosome 5, UIUC_Espe_1.0, whole genome shotgun sequence includes the following:
- the rfk gene encoding riboflavin kinase produces MKSLPYFCRGEVIRGFGRGSKELGIPTANFPDSVVDNLPADIGTGIYYGWACVGNGDVYKMVMSIGWNPYYKNTKKSMETHVIHTFKEDFYGEILSVVMAGYIRPERSYNSLEALIAAINSDIEEAKVKLELPEHLKLRDDNFFTSAPSSSSALPPNTASTSQTIINGH; encoded by the exons ATGAAGAGCCTACCGTATTTCTGCCGGGGAGAGGTTATTCGAGGCTTCGGGAGAGGAAGCAAAGAACTGGGAATCCCGACAG CCAACTTCCCTGACTCAGTGGTGGACAACCTTCCAGCAGATATTGGCACAGGAATCTACTACGGCTGGGCCTGCGTCGGTAATGGTGATGTCTACAAGATGGTGATGAGCATTGGCTGGAACCCTTACTACAAAAATACCAAGAAGTCCATG gAGACCCACGTGATTCACACATTTAAAGAGGACTTTTATGGGGAGATTCTCAGTGTTGTCATGGCGGGCTACATCCGTCCAGAGAGAAGCTACAACTCACTTG AAGCGCTCATTGCAGCCATAAACAGCGACATTGAGGAGGCCAAGGTCAAGTTGGAGCTCCCTGAGCATCTCAAACTGAGAGACGACAACTTCTTCACCAGCGCTCCCAGCTCGTCGTCAGCCCTGCCCCCCAACACTGCATCCACATCACAGACTATTATAAATGGTCACTGA